GGAACGCCGCCATGCTGGAGCTGGAGGTCAACGGTCGGGTCCACCGGGTGGACGTGGACCCCGAGACACCGCTGCTCTGGGTCATCCGGGAACATCTCCGGTTGACGGGCACCAAGTTCGGCTGTGGTATCGGACTCTGCGGCTGCTGCACGGTCCACCTCGACGGCCGCCCCGAGCGGTCGTGCCAGGTCTCGGCGGGCGAGGCCGCGGGCCGGCGTATCGTCACCATCGAGGGGCTGGCGCCGGATCACCCGGTCAAGGCGGCCTGGATGGAGGAGCAGGTCCCCCAGTGCGGCTATTGCCAGCCGGGCCAGATGATGCAGGCCGCCGGCCTGCTGGCCGCCAACCCGAACCCCAGCGAGGCGGAGATCGTGGCCGCCATGGATGGCAACCTCTGCCGGTGCGGGACCTATCCCCGCATCCTCAGGGCCGTCCGGCGGGCGGCGGCCAAGGGAGGGGAGAGATGAGGCGGGGGCTGACGCGCCGCCGGTTTCTCCAGGGCTCGG
This genomic interval from Dissulfurirhabdus thermomarina contains the following:
- a CDS encoding (2Fe-2S)-binding protein, which encodes MLELEVNGRVHRVDVDPETPLLWVIREHLRLTGTKFGCGIGLCGCCTVHLDGRPERSCQVSAGEAAGRRIVTIEGLAPDHPVKAAWMEEQVPQCGYCQPGQMMQAAGLLAANPNPSEAEIVAAMDGNLCRCGTYPRILRAVRRAAAKGGER